The nucleotide sequence AGCCCGATGCGGAATACCCCCTGTACCTTACCTCCATGCGGGTTATCGACCACTGGCACACCTCGACCATGACCGGCAAGGTGCCCGAGCTGCTCAAGGCCAACCCTGCGGCATTTGTGGAGATAAACGAGCAGGACGCTGCCGCGCTTGGCATCAGGCACGGCGAAACCGTGGTGCTCGAAACCCGGCGCGACAAAATGGAGCTGCCCGCGCGCGTGAGCGACGTGTGCAGACCGGGGCTTGTGGCCGTGCCGTTTTTTGACCCCAAAAAGCTGGTCAACAAGCTCTTTCTGGACGCCACCGACCCCGGTTCGCGCGAGCCGGAGTACAAGATATGCGCGGCGCGGGTACGCAAGGCTTAGGGCCTGCCAGGTGCGCGCCGGACAAAACGTTGCAGAACAGTGATGTATGCGTCCGCCCGTGTGCAGGGCATGCGGGCGGGGCAATGCAGGAGGACATATGGCCATTGCGGGAATAATTCTCAGTGCGTCAGCCGGGGCACGTGCCGGGCTGGAGGCGGTTTTGAGCGGTCGCGCCGGAATTCTGGATGTGCGGCGTACGCCGGAAGGCGCGGAAAACGGCGGCCTGGTTGCGGTGGTGGAACAGCCGTCCGCTGCCCTGCAGACGGAGTTTAAAGCCCTGCGCGATCTGCCGGGGGTGGATGATCTGCATCTGGTCTTTGCCGATTACGGGGACGACATGGACAATCAGGGGCACATGGCCTGCCCGGCCCACGAACCCCGCCGCTGCGCGTCGGACGGTGATGCCGCCCCCAAAAACGGAGAACGGGCATGAATCTGTTTGCGCCGCCGTTGCGCCCGCCGGGGGCTGCTGATGAGGAATCTTTTTTGCGCAAGTGCGTGCGCTGCGGCAAGTGCGTCACAGCCTGTCCGTATGAAAGCATAGAGCTGGCGGGCGGTTTTGGCCGCACCCGCCGCACGCCGCAGGTGCGCCCACGCAAAAAGCCCTGCTATCTGTGCATGAAGTGTCCGCCTGTCTGCCCCACGGGGGCGCTGGATAATTCAGTTGTGGAAATGCACCGGGCGGGCATGGGGCAAGCGTATATTCTCAAAACCCGCTGCCACAATTATACGGATGGCACCATCTGCATGACCTGCTATGACCGCTGCCCCCTGCGCGGCTCGGCGGTTGTGCTCTCGGGTGGGCTGGTGCCTGTGATGACAACTGCTTGCGTGGGCTGCGGCATCTGCGACTATGTATGCCCGGTGCAGGCCGTGGAAATTGTACCGGCGTCGTCGAGGCTCAAGCCGCCGCTGGCGGCGCCTACGGAAAAAGCGCCTGGAGGCAAGGCATGAAGCGGATAAAATGGATCCGGCGCGTGTTGCAACTGCTGGTAATTGCGGGCTTGTGCCTGTTGCCGTGGCTCAATGCGGCGGGCTGGCGCGGGGTGAGCGGCAGTTTTTTTGCGCTGGATTTTGGCGGGTTGCCCTTTGCCGACCCGGTAGCTGCGGCGCAGGTGGCGGCCATGGGAGTGTTGCCTGCGGCGCGGCTGATGGGCGGTGCTGTGCTGTCGCTGGGACTTGCCCTGTTGCTGGGGCGTGTTTTTTGCTCGTGGATTTGCCCTTACGGCTTTTTTTCGGAGCTTGCGTACCGTCTGCGCTGGCGGCGCGGCGGCGAGCGTCTGCAGGTGCGTCAGGCCTTTTGGGGCAAAACGCTCTTGCTGGCCATGGGGCTTGTGGCGGCGCTTGGGGCGGGCTTTCCCGCTTTGGGCATAGTGTCCCTGCCTGGTGAAATTTCTCTGCTGCCCGTGCTGGTGTGGCAGGGTGACGACGTGTGGCTGCTGATCGGGGCCGCTGCAGTGCCGCTGGCGGCGCTGGTGCTGGAGTTTGCCACGGGCAAGCGGCTGTGGTGCCGCTTTGTCTGCCCACAGTCGGTACTGCTTGGGGCTGCGGCCAGATGTCTGCCCGCTAAAGCGCCGGGCCTGCGTATTGGCTGGCAGGTTGATAAATGCAGCTGCAAAGGCAAGCCGCCCTGCCAGCAGGCCTGTTCGCTGGACCTGACCCCGCGCCGTATTGGCGGCCCAGACCGCCGAGACTGCACGCACTGCGGCGACTGCGTTGCGACCTGCGCTGGCTACGGCAAGGCGCTGGAGTGGCGGGGGGAGTAAATCAGGAATTTCGTCCCGCTACTATTTTTCCACACGGCATTGTTCCCACGCCACCTCATACGCTGTGCTGCGCCCCCCGCCGGGTAGGGCTTGCAGCATCTTTTTATGAAGCAGGTCTTCAATCTCGCGCCATGCAGTCGCGCGCGATGTTTTTGTCATGCTCATGTATTTGCGGGTAGAAAGGCCACCTTCAAAGCCGCCGGGGCCAGCATCAAGCAGCCGATTGAGCACTTTGCGCTGCCGCTCGGTAAGGGCAAATTCGCTGTGGGTTTTCCAAAAGCGTGCTTTTAGCAGAATGGAATCCAGAGTTTTTTCTGCCGCAAGTATGGCGCGTTCAAGACAGCCAATAAACCAGAGCAACCAATCTGTTGTATCGCCAGAGCCTTTTTGCGTGCGCTCCAAAACTTCATAATACGACTCGCGGTCGGCCATGATCTGCGCAGACAGGCTGTAAAATCGCATGGTTGTTTTTTCGTCCTGCGCCAGGGCCATATCTGCTATGCTGCGGGCCAGCCTGCCGTTGCCGTCATCAAATGGATGGATTGTTACAAAATAAAAATGCGCCAGAGCCGCCCGGATGATCCCGTCCATCTGGATGAGGCTTGCAGCCCACCATTCAAAAAATGCCGTCATTTCTGCATCAAGGGTTTTTGAGTTTGGGGCCTCGTAGTGGATTTTTTGCCTGCCCACTGGTCCGGAAATTACCTGCATGGGCTTGGTGCGCCACGCACCCACGGTAATTTTATTGAATCCTGAATGCCCGGTCGGGAACAGCGCCGCATGCCAGCCTTTAAGTCGGTCACTGGTCAATGGGGCGGCGTAGTTGCGCGTCGCGTCGAGGATTACCGACACCAACCCATCTGTAGCTCTGCCCGCTGGGCGCATGCCCGCATGCGGAAGCCCAAGGTGCATGGCGATGGATGAGCGCACGCCCTCCCTGTCAAGCGATTCGCCCTCAATGGCAGCGGTTTGCACGGCGTCTTCTTCCAGTGATAGGGCGCATGCCCGCAGGCTGTCATCGATGCCCAGCCCTGCGACGGTGCCCAGTAGACGCCCTTGTATCTTTCTAACCGCAGCTAATGGCAGCAGAATTTTTTCAGAACTGAACTCAAAATTTTGCCAGTGCCTGTGCTGCCACACGTAATGAGGCGTTTCCATAAATAATCGCTCCAAATTATGAAGCGATTATGAGGGATAATCATTTCATTTGCAAGCTTGGGGGCGGGGATTGGGAAAAACGCGTGGAGGAAAGATTGGCATAATT is from Desulfovibrio desulfuricans and encodes:
- a CDS encoding 4Fe-4S dicluster domain-containing protein — protein: MNLFAPPLRPPGAADEESFLRKCVRCGKCVTACPYESIELAGGFGRTRRTPQVRPRKKPCYLCMKCPPVCPTGALDNSVVEMHRAGMGQAYILKTRCHNYTDGTICMTCYDRCPLRGSAVVLSGGLVPVMTTACVGCGICDYVCPVQAVEIVPASSRLKPPLAAPTEKAPGGKA
- a CDS encoding 4Fe-4S binding protein; this encodes MKRIKWIRRVLQLLVIAGLCLLPWLNAAGWRGVSGSFFALDFGGLPFADPVAAAQVAAMGVLPAARLMGGAVLSLGLALLLGRVFCSWICPYGFFSELAYRLRWRRGGERLQVRQAFWGKTLLLAMGLVAALGAGFPALGIVSLPGEISLLPVLVWQGDDVWLLIGAAAVPLAALVLEFATGKRLWCRFVCPQSVLLGAAARCLPAKAPGLRIGWQVDKCSCKGKPPCQQACSLDLTPRRIGGPDRRDCTHCGDCVATCAGYGKALEWRGE
- a CDS encoding Fic family protein: METPHYVWQHRHWQNFEFSSEKILLPLAAVRKIQGRLLGTVAGLGIDDSLRACALSLEEDAVQTAAIEGESLDREGVRSSIAMHLGLPHAGMRPAGRATDGLVSVILDATRNYAAPLTSDRLKGWHAALFPTGHSGFNKITVGAWRTKPMQVISGPVGRQKIHYEAPNSKTLDAEMTAFFEWWAASLIQMDGIIRAALAHFYFVTIHPFDDGNGRLARSIADMALAQDEKTTMRFYSLSAQIMADRESYYEVLERTQKGSGDTTDWLLWFIGCLERAILAAEKTLDSILLKARFWKTHSEFALTERQRKVLNRLLDAGPGGFEGGLSTRKYMSMTKTSRATAWREIEDLLHKKMLQALPGGGRSTAYEVAWEQCRVEK